The Novosphingobium humi DNA window CGCCGCCTTGATAGGCGCGGCTGGAATCGATGAAGCGATCACAGATCACCCATGCCCCGCGCTCCAGTGCCGGGCGGATCAGCCGTTCGACATGATCGGCCCGCGCCGCGGCAAACAGCAGCGCCTCAGCCCGCGCGCCCCAGCCCTCACCCTCGGTGCCCAGCAGCAGCGCGCGGATTGCCTCCGCGCCCGGCGTGCCGCCCGGTTCGCGCGTCAGCACCACCTCATAACCGCCCGACTGCAGCGCTTCGGCCAACAATTTGCTCTGGGTCGATTTGCCAACGCCTTCGCCGCCTTCCAGCGCGATGAAGCGCCCGGCCCGAATTTGCCGCCCCATCAGGAAATCAACCTTGCAAAACCAAACTTTACCCGATCCATGACCCCGCCTTTTTCCACCTCTTGCGCCGCCGTCAACGGCAAACGCACAGGCGCGGCTCCCCCAAGCCGCACTTCCAGTTCGCCCACCGGCGTCCCCTTGGCAATGGGCGCGACCAGCGGTCCGTTATAAATCACCCGCAAACTGGCCGGAGCCGAAGCCCCCGCCGGCATGGTGGCAAACATATCGCGCGGCGCGATCAGATCGACCGAGCCCACCGTGCCCCCCTGCACCTGCGCGCTTGCCAGCTTGGTTCCGGCGGCCACCAGCGGCTTGTCCTCCCATGCGGAAAAGCCCCATTCGAGCAAAGCCTTGGCCGCCGCCGTGCGTTCGCGCGGGGTGGGCACACCGGCCAGCACCATCAGCAGCCGCCGGCCGTTGCGCTGGGCCGAACCGAGGAAATTGTAGTGTGCCTCGCCGGTATAGCCGGTCTTGATCCCGTCCGCGCCGGGCACCACGCCCAGCGTGGGGTCGTGGTTGGGCTGGGTTATGCCGTTCCATGTCATGCCGGGCCGGCCCACAAAGCGCCGGTAGTAATCGGGATGGCGGGTCAGCATCGCGCTGGCCAGTTTCACCATATCATTGGCCGAGACATAGGTGTTGCCCTTGTCCATCCACCCATTGGGCGTGCCGAAATGGCTGTGCGTCATGCCAAGGCTGCGGGCGGTAGCATTCATCTTCTCGACCCAGCCCGCCACGCTGCCCCCGGCCCCTTCGGCCAGAACCACCGCGCCGTCATTGGCCGAAACATTCATGATGCCCATCAACAGATCATGCACCGTCGGCTTGCTGCCCTCGGACAGGAACATGCGGCTGCCCTTGGAATGCCATTCGCGCCATGCCTCGCGGCTGACGGTAAAGGTCTGATCCTCGCGCAACTCGCCCTTGGCCAGCATTTCAAAGGCAACAAAGGCGGTCATGGTCTTCGTGACCGAGGCGGGCAGGAAGGGCGTGTCGGCATTATGCGCATAAAGCGTGCGCCCGGAGCCCAGATCATAAAGCAAAGCCACCGGCGCCGCCCCCACCTCGGGCGGCGGCAAGGGATCGTCAGCCCGCGCGGCCAGCGCCACATTGGCCGCATTCGATGTGGGCGCAGGCAGAGGCGGGGCCAGCGGCACAACCACCTGACCCGAATTCACCCCGCCATGCGCAGCCAGCGCCGCCAGCCCCGCGACCGAAACCGTAACGCCCGCAATCAGCAGCTTTTTCATTCGAGAAATTTTCAAACCCGTTCCCGCAATCTGTCCGGCCCTCTCCGTTTTGAGATGAGAACCGCCAGTCGCGGGCAACGACCATTAATCCCCGCGCTGGATTCGCGCTTCGGTATAACCAGCCGCTTTGGCTTTAGCCAGCGCGGCGTCGGCGGCCGGGCGCGAAGGGTAAGCGTTTGAGCGCACACGCCAGAGTGCGCCGCCCCCCACGATCCGCGCCCCTGCGGCGCGGGCCAGCGACTGGGCGCGGCTTTTTTCCGAAAAAGCGCCATATTGCACCACGAAACCACCCGCAGCCGGGGCGGGCGCGGCATTGACGCGGGCCTCCAGAGCGATAGGGGCGGCAGGCCTGGGTTTGGCCGCCGGTTTGGCCATGGCGAGGGGCTTGGCGGAGGTTGGCGGTTTGACCGCAGGCCGGGCCGGAACAAAGGTCTGAGCCGGTTGACCCGGCGGTGCATAGCCCAGTTCGGAGGGCGTTTTGACCGGGGCAAGCGCGGTAAAGCGCGGCGTGGCATAGGACGCCCCCGTAACGGGCGGCGCGACAGGCTGGCGCGGCGTGGGGGCCACGGGCATGGGCGTGATGGCGGCCCGAACCGGCTTTGCCGCAACCGGCACCATCGGCGCTGCAGCCGCCAGTCTGGAGGCCGGTTTGGCGGCGGTCGCGTCATCATCATCGTCGCGCGCCGCGCCCACCAGCACGCTGGTGGCCAGCGAGGCGCCCGCATGATTGGCATTGGGGTCGGTGGCCAGACGGCGTTGCAGCACCGCCAGCAAAGGCTTGGGCGTGGGCATCCGTTCGGGCGCGTTCATCCCGGCGCGCAGCAGGGCGCGCTCATTTTCCAGCGGATTGACGCGGCGCACCCGCACCGGCGCCTGACCGTCAGCGCTTGCCCCCAATTGCGCCAGCGCGGCGGGCGACAGTTCGATCGTATGCGTGCTGTCCATCGGGCCGCGCCGCTCGACCCGCACCAGAATCGTGCGGCCATTGGTCAGCGAGGTCACCTCGACATAGGAAGGCAGCGGCAACGTGTGATGAGCGGCCGAAACGCCGGTCGACGGGCCGCCCACGGAAGCATAGCCCACTGCATCGTAATTCATCGCATTGGCGGGCGAAAACACCGTATCGCCCACCCTGTACGGTTCGCCCAGCACCACCGGATAGTCGGCCGCCGGACCTGATACCGCGCGCGGCGTGTCGGGCATGGCGGGCGCGGGGGGCAATTTGCCGCCGCCCGAAACGAAGGGGATCTTCAGCCCCGCATGGGCAGGCATCCCCACCCCCAGCGCAGCCCCCGAAACGGCCAGTCCCAGCATCAGGCGCGCTACTCGACGTTCAACGGGCAATCTCATTGGCCAGCAATCCCACACTCAAGGCGTAATAGTTCGAGCAGTTATAATCGAGGATAACCCGATAATTACCGGTTAAGAGGAAAGCAGGTTTTCCGGCGCCATCCGGCTCAATCAGCGTAGTGAGTTCGGAATCCCTGATATTTCCCTCCGCAATGACCCCTAATGCGCGCCATTCGGCCACGGTTTTCCATTGGCTCATGCGGGCATGGACGCGCGGACAAACTGGCGAATCGAGTCGCGAGGCGACACCGGCACGGTTAAAACCATCGGGCACCGTCGCCGGTACACCCCATGGCACCCCCGGTTTCCACCCCGCATCGCGGAAATAGGCGCCGATCGAGGAAAGCGTATCGACCCGGCTGGTCCAAATGTCGGCAAAGCCGTCGCCGTCGCCGTCCTGCGCGATCCGCAGATAGACCGAGGGCAGGAATTGCGGGTTGCCAAAGGCCCCTGCCCAACTGCCCCGCAGCCGGTCGCGCGGGACGCCCCGGTCCACCATCTTGAGCAGCGCGATGAATTCGGCGGCAAACAATTCGCGCCGCCGCCCCTCATAGGCCAGCGTGGCCAGCGATCCGGCCAGATCGAACCCGCCCTTGGCCGCGCCATAATCGGTTTCCGCGCCCCAGATCGCCAGCAGGATCGGCAAGGGCACGCCATAGCGGGCCTCGATCCGGGCCGCCTCGCCCGCCACATTGTTATAGGCCGCACGCCCCCGCGCAATGCGCGCGGCATCGACATGCTTGATCCGATAGGGCGCATAGGCGGGCGGCGTGGTGGTCGTGCTGGCGCCGGGCTGGCTGCGGTCCAACTGGATCACGCGGGGATTATAGGTCAGCCCGGTCGTCATCGCCTGAATGGTCGCCTCGCTGACCCCCTCGCCCCGCGCCCGCGCGGCCAGCAATT harbors:
- a CDS encoding lytic murein transglycosylase; its protein translation is MTALFSLALGMAATMMPSSRLRAQEDANQAGFDAYLQLLAARARGEGVSEATIQAMTTGLTYNPRVIQLDRSQPGASTTTTPPAYAPYRIKHVDAARIARGRAAYNNVAGEAARIEARYGVPLPILLAIWGAETDYGAAKGGFDLAGSLATLAYEGRRRELFAAEFIALLKMVDRGVPRDRLRGSWAGAFGNPQFLPSVYLRIAQDGDGDGFADIWTSRVDTLSSIGAYFRDAGWKPGVPWGVPATVPDGFNRAGVASRLDSPVCPRVHARMSQWKTVAEWRALGVIAEGNIRDSELTTLIEPDGAGKPAFLLTGNYRVILDYNCSNYYALSVGLLANEIAR
- a CDS encoding D-alanyl-D-alanine carboxypeptidase family protein codes for the protein MKKLLIAGVTVSVAGLAALAAHGGVNSGQVVVPLAPPLPAPTSNAANVALAARADDPLPPPEVGAAPVALLYDLGSGRTLYAHNADTPFLPASVTKTMTAFVAFEMLAKGELREDQTFTVSREAWREWHSKGSRMFLSEGSKPTVHDLLMGIMNVSANDGAVVLAEGAGGSVAGWVEKMNATARSLGMTHSHFGTPNGWMDKGNTYVSANDMVKLASAMLTRHPDYYRRFVGRPGMTWNGITQPNHDPTLGVVPGADGIKTGYTGEAHYNFLGSAQRNGRRLLMVLAGVPTPRERTAAAKALLEWGFSAWEDKPLVAAGTKLASAQVQGGTVGSVDLIAPRDMFATMPAGASAPASLRVIYNGPLVAPIAKGTPVGELEVRLGGAAPVRLPLTAAQEVEKGGVMDRVKFGFARLIS
- a CDS encoding septal ring lytic transglycosylase RlpA family protein, which codes for MRLPVERRVARLMLGLAVSGAALGVGMPAHAGLKIPFVSGGGKLPPAPAMPDTPRAVSGPAADYPVVLGEPYRVGDTVFSPANAMNYDAVGYASVGGPSTGVSAAHHTLPLPSYVEVTSLTNGRTILVRVERRGPMDSTHTIELSPAALAQLGASADGQAPVRVRRVNPLENERALLRAGMNAPERMPTPKPLLAVLQRRLATDPNANHAGASLATSVLVGAARDDDDDATAAKPASRLAAAAPMVPVAAKPVRAAITPMPVAPTPRQPVAPPVTGASYATPRFTALAPVKTPSELGYAPPGQPAQTFVPARPAVKPPTSAKPLAMAKPAAKPRPAAPIALEARVNAAPAPAAGGFVVQYGAFSEKSRAQSLARAAGARIVGGGALWRVRSNAYPSRPAADAALAKAKAAGYTEARIQRGD
- the tmk gene encoding dTMP kinase, with the translated sequence MRAGRFIALEGGEGVGKSTQSKLLAEALQSGGYEVVLTREPGGTPGAEAIRALLLGTEGEGWGARAEALLFAAARADHVERLIRPALERGAWVICDRFIDSSRAYQGGGGGLSDEDVLTLHRIGSQGLLPDLTLLFEVPVDVSSARLAARDADGSDRIGGRAAEYHARVGSAFERFAEAEPERFVHIDGAEDVYVVHDAVMSAIGPLL